In one window of Janthinobacterium sp. 1_2014MBL_MicDiv DNA:
- a CDS encoding histidine kinase, translating to MEYDQLGAQASARSRPRRAVLLCGTLALALAFFLLAARLDLAERLAHALRRQEHWQLDELALSLLLLALALAGCALWRGRQVAALLAHNRALTQRLLRAQEDERCALARELHDEVGQNCTAIRAAASYILRAGAGDQANVQASAASIAGAAEALHAMVRSMLRRLRPPVLDSQGLEAALQALCDGWAAQHGIACHFAPHAIPADLDDGTAIAIYRLVQEGLTNVARHAGARRATVELRADAHGTLHLAIEDDGHGLRQDKTEAGGFGMLGMRERVAGLRGHIHWISTLGRGLRIEVAMPLAGVAPRWAA from the coding sequence ATGGAATACGATCAACTTGGCGCCCAGGCAAGCGCGCGCTCCCGGCCACGCCGGGCCGTTTTGCTGTGCGGCACGCTGGCGCTGGCGCTGGCATTTTTCCTGCTGGCCGCCAGGCTGGACCTGGCCGAGCGGCTGGCGCATGCGCTGCGGCGCCAGGAACACTGGCAACTCGATGAACTGGCCCTGAGCCTGCTGTTGCTGGCGTTGGCGCTGGCCGGCTGCGCCCTGTGGCGCGGGCGCCAGGTGGCCGCCCTGCTGGCGCACAACCGCGCCCTGACGCAGCGCCTGCTGCGCGCCCAGGAAGACGAGCGCTGTGCGCTGGCGCGTGAATTGCACGATGAAGTGGGGCAAAACTGCACGGCCATCCGCGCGGCCGCCAGCTACATCCTGCGCGCCGGTGCCGGCGACCAGGCCAATGTGCAAGCTAGCGCGGCCAGTATCGCCGGCGCCGCCGAAGCGCTGCACGCGATGGTGCGCAGCATGCTGCGCCGGCTGCGCCCGCCCGTGCTCGACAGCCAGGGCCTGGAGGCGGCCCTGCAGGCGCTGTGCGACGGCTGGGCCGCGCAGCACGGCATCGCCTGCCATTTCGCGCCGCACGCCATTCCGGCCGACCTCGACGACGGCACGGCCATCGCCATCTACCGCCTGGTGCAGGAAGGCTTGACGAACGTGGCGCGGCACGCGGGCGCCCGCCGCGCCACGGTGGAATTGCGCGCCGATGCGCACGGCACCTTGCACCTGGCCATCGAAGACGATGGCCATGGCTTGCGCCAGGACAAAACGGAAGCTGGCGGCTTCGGCATGCTGGGCATGCGCGAGCGCGTGGCGGGCCTGCGCGGCCATATCCACTGGATCAGCACGCTGGGTCGTGGCTTGCGCATCGAAGTGGCGATGCCGCTGGCGGGCGTCGCGCCACGGTGGGCCGCATGA
- a CDS encoding AIM24 family protein yields MTSFRTNTDRLLEVRLQDEKVLAIAGAMVAYTGSIKFEKSLLGGEGILGALKRKVTNEGMQVMQASGSGTVFFAQNAAEITVIALAGEKLTIESSSLLAYDTSLKTGTSFAGLRGASSGQGLFSTTVEGHGNLAVISRGNLIMLEVTPAHPLRVDPDAFVGFKGDIRQEFVFDVNWRTMIGQSSGESYQHKFTGQGVVFIQPAER; encoded by the coding sequence GTGACCAGTTTCCGCACCAATACCGACCGCCTGCTGGAAGTGCGCCTGCAGGATGAAAAAGTGCTGGCCATCGCCGGCGCCATGGTCGCCTATACGGGCAGCATCAAATTTGAAAAATCCCTGCTCGGTGGCGAGGGCATCCTTGGCGCGCTCAAGCGCAAGGTGACGAACGAAGGCATGCAGGTGATGCAGGCGTCCGGCAGCGGCACCGTGTTTTTCGCACAGAATGCGGCGGAAATCACCGTCATTGCGCTGGCGGGCGAAAAGCTGACCATCGAAAGCAGCAGCCTGCTGGCCTACGACACGAGCCTGAAGACGGGCACCAGCTTTGCCGGCCTGCGCGGCGCCAGCTCGGGCCAGGGCCTGTTTTCCACCACCGTCGAAGGCCATGGCAACCTGGCCGTCATTTCGCGCGGCAACCTGATCATGCTGGAAGTGACGCCCGCGCACCCGCTGCGCGTGGACCCGGACGCCTTCGTCGGCTTCAAGGGCGACATCCGCCAGGAATTCGTCTTCGACGTCAATTGGCGCACGATGATCGGCCAGAGTTCGGGCGAGTCGTACCAGCATAAATTCACAGGCCAGGGCGTGGTGTTCATCCAGCCCGCCGAACGTTAA
- a CDS encoding AIM24 family protein, with amino-acid sequence MTIYTPDTLPKNDNLNRFSYVIDVKEQIFIRKGKMIAFYGELRFEAMGSSVLDLIVRNAFNAPKYIHHFVVAQGQGQLILGDNGNDLACYDLDNANMTIRAKNLLGFTKDVICQESTLPGYLTMIGTGKVIASSNGPVHFLELPCRVDEQAVLGWADCPSPSYHYDYAHVQGWASAAGALTGFTLSGEEKQIDFTGAGTVLVQSSELDVTGSSTLMQLLSQLPLLGKEDLGKLSLSVQQQMKDGR; translated from the coding sequence ATGACGATTTACACCCCCGATACCTTGCCGAAAAACGATAACCTGAACCGTTTTTCGTATGTCATCGACGTCAAGGAACAGATCTTCATTCGCAAGGGCAAGATGATCGCCTTCTATGGCGAACTGCGCTTCGAAGCCATGGGCAGCAGCGTGCTCGACCTGATCGTGCGCAATGCCTTCAATGCGCCGAAATACATCCACCACTTTGTCGTGGCGCAAGGGCAGGGCCAATTGATCCTCGGCGACAATGGCAACGACCTGGCTTGCTATGACCTGGACAATGCCAACATGACCATCCGCGCGAAAAACCTGCTGGGGTTTACGAAGGATGTGATTTGCCAGGAATCGACCCTGCCCGGCTACCTCACCATGATCGGCACGGGTAAGGTGATCGCCTCGTCGAACGGCCCCGTGCACTTCCTCGAACTGCCGTGCCGCGTCGACGAGCAGGCCGTGCTGGGCTGGGCCGATTGCCCGAGCCCCTCCTACCATTACGATTACGCCCACGTGCAGGGCTGGGCCTCGGCGGCCGGCGCGCTGACGGGATTTACCCTGTCGGGCGAGGAAAAGCAGATCGACTTCACGGGCGCCGGCACGGTGCTGGTGCAGTCGTCCGAGCTGGACGTGACGGGCAGCTCCACCCTGATGCAGCTGCTGTCGCAATTGCCGCTGCTGGGCAAGGAAGACCTGGGCAAGCTGAGCCTGTCCGTGCAGCAGCAGATGAAGGACGGCCGTTAA
- a CDS encoding response regulator, which translates to MSTGIGVAARPIRVMLVDDHPVVRSGYRRLLEQGADIAVVAEAGNGEAAYALHGQHAPDVCVTDLSMPGIGGLELLRKLIARDAGARVLVFTMHDTPQLIARALDGGACGFVSKQADPEHLVEAVRAAHAGRRYLDPHSAPGVRHDTAGAEMQRLSSLSQREFEIFRLLAQGRSAADCARLLHLSSKTVANHQTCIRDKLDVAGPAALVHLALRHRVIEHIHP; encoded by the coding sequence ATGAGCACGGGCATCGGCGTGGCCGCGCGGCCGATCCGCGTGATGCTGGTCGACGACCACCCGGTCGTGCGCTCGGGCTACCGCCGCCTGCTGGAACAGGGCGCCGATATCGCCGTCGTGGCCGAAGCGGGCAATGGCGAGGCGGCGTATGCCCTGCATGGACAACACGCGCCCGACGTCTGCGTGACGGACCTGTCCATGCCCGGCATCGGCGGCCTGGAATTGCTGCGCAAGCTGATCGCCCGCGACGCCGGCGCCCGCGTGCTGGTGTTCACCATGCACGACACGCCCCAGCTGATCGCGCGCGCGCTCGACGGCGGCGCCTGCGGCTTCGTCAGCAAGCAGGCCGATCCGGAGCACCTGGTCGAAGCCGTGCGCGCCGCCCATGCGGGCCGCCGCTACCTGGACCCGCACAGCGCGCCCGGCGTGCGGCATGACACGGCCGGCGCGGAAATGCAGCGCTTGAGCAGCCTGAGCCAGCGCGAGTTCGAAATCTTCCGCCTGCTGGCCCAAGGTCGCAGCGCCGCCGACTGCGCCCGCCTGCTGCACCTGAGCAGCAAGACGGTGGCCAACCACCAGACGTGCATCAGGGACAAGCTCGACGTGGCCGGTCCCGCCGCCCTCGTCCACCTGGCGCTGCGCCATCGCGTCATCGAACACATCCACCCTTAA
- a CDS encoding S8 family peptidase, whose amino-acid sequence MKLRPVSLAILMLAASLAQSAQAQERRSYIVQLADKPAASYTGQVDGLAATQPAPGARINVGAADVQAYLSYLDTKQAAVAETVSAAEITHQYNVVFNGFSALLTDDEVRALKKNSAVLNISADSILQLDTSYTPSFLGLDKPGGIWEQLGGKTHAGEDIIIGIVDSGIWPENTAFADRLDENGVPSHSGNNVVYGAPPASWQGSCQTGEGFSADNCNNKLIGARFYRAATSALHWTEFRSPRDSVAGLTGHGGHGTHTASTAGGNNGAIATSGGVSLGKVSGMAPRARIAAYKVCWTAASTGRNGCATADSVAAIDQAVKDGVNVINFSIGPNAGGGAFDEATEQAFLGAANAGVFVATSGGNSGPATPAPDVPAPVSHISPWLATVANSTHNRLYAGNVILSNGSKIEGASSNANTPALPLIRSRDAGLAGVSPTDVNLLRCYGAADATSAYLDPAKVAGKVLVCDRGGNVLVNKSGNAKTAGAAGMIIANVAGGANTIINQAHVLSTVHLAQAQGDALKAFMAGNPDGTAALGEVHTIADTTVLAPIVSDRSSRGPNVANANILKPDLSAPGTNVLAGVTADLTQAQRDAVAAGGVAPVAEWDFYSGTSMASPHVAGVAALLKQQHPDWSPAAIKSALMTTAFSTYSDGLNGSVSWDATAKTSGQLPWGQGAGHIAPNSAADPGLVYDLSEIDYARFLCGLNIRTQYSANCATTGTIAAYNLNLPSLTAANVLGTQTLTRTVTNVGSSSAVYTASASLPGYTVAVTPASLNLAPGAKAQFQVKLTRTTAPADTWVYGALSWTDGTHTVRSPLTARGTALAVSPLVSSEAATGSKVLTLGTGFTGPLVGIKSGLIEAVRQTRTIGQASTGAAASAACKAGGGTGVNVHNVVIPAGTLAARFATYDAETSGGENTDLDMEVYNAANVLVRSSGNQSSNEMVELRLPAAGTYKVCLIGFAPQNGQATYTLSSWVLAPGVANGGFKALMPGTAFTGGTASVSLGWSNLAAGKRHLGAVGYQVAGVVQGVTVVEVNTDDPVPLFQNARGDKQALAQ is encoded by the coding sequence ATGAAATTACGTCCCGTCTCGCTCGCCATCCTCATGCTGGCAGCCAGCCTTGCCCAATCGGCACAGGCCCAGGAACGCCGCTCCTACATCGTGCAGCTGGCCGACAAGCCGGCCGCCAGCTACACGGGCCAGGTCGATGGCCTGGCCGCCACCCAGCCGGCGCCCGGCGCGCGCATCAATGTGGGCGCCGCCGATGTGCAGGCTTACCTCAGTTATCTCGACACCAAACAGGCCGCCGTGGCCGAAACCGTCAGCGCGGCCGAAATCACGCACCAGTACAACGTCGTCTTCAACGGCTTTTCCGCCTTGCTGACGGACGATGAAGTGCGGGCGCTGAAGAAAAACAGCGCCGTGCTCAACATCAGCGCCGACTCCATCCTGCAGCTCGACACCAGCTACACACCCAGCTTCCTGGGCCTCGACAAGCCGGGCGGCATCTGGGAACAGCTGGGCGGCAAGACGCATGCGGGCGAAGACATCATCATCGGCATCGTCGACAGCGGCATCTGGCCCGAGAACACGGCGTTTGCCGACCGCCTCGACGAGAATGGCGTGCCCAGCCACAGCGGCAATAACGTCGTGTATGGCGCGCCGCCGGCCAGCTGGCAGGGCAGCTGCCAGACGGGCGAAGGCTTTTCCGCAGACAATTGCAACAATAAGCTGATCGGTGCGCGCTTTTACCGCGCCGCCACGTCGGCACTGCACTGGACGGAATTCCGTTCGCCGCGCGATTCCGTGGCCGGTCTGACGGGCCATGGCGGACACGGCACGCATACGGCATCGACGGCCGGCGGCAACAATGGTGCCATCGCCACTTCGGGCGGCGTGTCGCTGGGCAAGGTGTCGGGCATGGCGCCGCGCGCCCGCATCGCCGCGTACAAGGTGTGCTGGACGGCCGCCTCGACGGGCCGCAACGGTTGCGCCACGGCCGACAGCGTGGCCGCCATCGACCAGGCCGTGAAGGATGGCGTCAACGTCATCAATTTCTCGATCGGCCCGAATGCGGGCGGCGGCGCGTTTGACGAAGCGACGGAACAGGCTTTCCTGGGTGCCGCCAACGCGGGCGTCTTCGTCGCCACCTCGGGCGGCAACTCCGGCCCGGCCACGCCGGCGCCCGATGTGCCGGCGCCCGTGTCGCACATCAGCCCATGGCTGGCGACGGTGGCCAACTCCACCCATAACCGCCTGTATGCGGGCAATGTCATCCTCAGCAACGGCAGCAAGATCGAGGGCGCCTCGAGCAATGCGAACACGCCGGCGCTGCCGTTGATCCGTTCGCGCGACGCGGGCCTGGCCGGCGTCTCGCCGACGGACGTCAACCTGCTGCGCTGCTATGGCGCGGCCGACGCCACGTCCGCCTATCTCGACCCGGCGAAGGTGGCGGGCAAGGTGCTGGTATGCGACCGCGGCGGCAACGTGCTGGTCAACAAGAGCGGCAATGCGAAGACGGCTGGCGCGGCGGGCATGATCATCGCCAACGTGGCCGGCGGCGCCAACACCATCATCAACCAGGCGCACGTGCTGTCTACCGTGCACCTGGCGCAGGCGCAGGGCGATGCGCTTAAAGCCTTCATGGCCGGCAACCCTGACGGCACGGCGGCGCTGGGCGAAGTGCATACGATCGCCGACACCACGGTGCTGGCGCCTATCGTCAGCGACCGTTCCTCGCGCGGACCGAACGTGGCCAACGCCAACATCCTGAAGCCGGACCTGTCGGCGCCCGGCACCAACGTGCTGGCCGGCGTGACGGCCGACCTGACGCAGGCGCAGCGCGATGCGGTGGCGGCGGGCGGCGTGGCGCCAGTGGCGGAATGGGACTTCTATTCCGGCACCTCGATGGCCAGCCCGCACGTGGCCGGCGTGGCGGCACTGCTCAAGCAGCAGCATCCGGACTGGTCGCCCGCGGCCATCAAGTCGGCGCTGATGACGACGGCGTTCAGCACCTATTCCGACGGCTTGAACGGTTCCGTGTCCTGGGATGCCACGGCGAAGACCTCGGGCCAGTTGCCATGGGGACAGGGCGCCGGCCATATCGCGCCCAACAGCGCAGCCGATCCGGGCCTCGTGTATGACCTGTCGGAAATCGACTATGCGCGCTTCCTGTGCGGCCTGAATATCCGCACGCAGTATTCCGCCAATTGCGCCACCACCGGCACCATCGCCGCCTACAACCTGAACCTGCCGTCGCTGACGGCGGCCAATGTGCTGGGCACGCAAACGCTGACGCGCACGGTGACGAATGTGGGCAGCAGCAGCGCCGTGTACACGGCCTCCGCCAGCCTGCCCGGTTACACGGTGGCGGTCACCCCGGCGAGCCTGAACCTGGCGCCGGGCGCCAAGGCGCAGTTCCAGGTCAAGCTGACGCGCACCACGGCGCCGGCCGATACCTGGGTGTATGGCGCCTTGAGCTGGACGGATGGCACGCACACGGTGCGCAGCCCGCTGACGGCGCGCGGCACGGCACTGGCCGTCTCGCCGCTGGTCAGCAGCGAAGCGGCCACGGGCAGCAAGGTGCTGACCCTGGGCACGGGCTTCACGGGGCCGCTGGTCGGCATCAAGTCGGGCCTGATCGAAGCCGTGCGCCAGACGCGCACGATCGGCCAGGCATCGACGGGCGCCGCCGCATCGGCCGCCTGCAAGGCCGGTGGCGGCACGGGCGTCAATGTGCATAACGTGGTGATCCCGGCGGGCACGCTGGCCGCGCGCTTCGCCACCTACGACGCGGAAACCTCGGGTGGCGAAAATACCGACCTCGACATGGAGGTGTACAACGCCGCCAACGTGCTGGTGCGTAGCAGCGGCAATCAAAGTTCCAACGAAATGGTGGAACTGCGCCTGCCTGCCGCCGGCACGTACAAGGTGTGCCTGATCGGCTTTGCGCCGCAAAACGGCCAGGCCACCTACACGCTGTCGTCGTGGGTGCTGGCGCCGGGCGTTGCCAACGGCGGCTTCAAGGCGCTGATGCCGGGCACGGCCTTCACGGGCGGCACGGCTTCCGTGTCCCTGGGCTGGTCCAACCTGGCGGCCGGCAAGCGCCACCTGGGCGCCGTCGGCTATCAGGTCGCTGGCGTGGTGCAGGGCGTGACGGTGGTCGAGGTCAATACCGATGATCCCGTGCCGCTGTTCCAGAACGCGCGCGGCGACAAGCAGGCGCTGGCGCAATAA
- a CDS encoding TonB-dependent receptor gives MKPTVFAAAALALCQAHAAEPAAASLAANLATSGDLPVVIITGSMPLPTVEQARDAIAAPVQTADAQQIARSGALDLSAFLRRNLGSVVVNEVQNNPFQPDVSYRGYTASPLLGTPQGLSVYLDGMRLNQPFGDVVSWDLIPRMAIASLTLMPGSNPLFGLNTLGGALAIQSKDGRNSPGTAVEARLGANQRRGVEFEHGGSNAQGWHWYVTGNRYKEEGWRDDSPSDVRQAFGKLGWSDARTQVAATLAHADNALTGNGLQEQRLLARDYRSVYTKPDLTQNRATMLNLTARHQASDSLLLSANAYYRKIDTHTFNGDLNDESLDQSVYQPGAAERAALAAAGYAGFPASGANAGNTPFPKWRCIANVLLNDEPAEKCNGMLNRSHTQQDNHGFSGQFTWLAGVAGTRHAVTGGAAYDASHATFRQTSQFGYLNPDRSITPVNFFADGTQIDDDGTPVDNRVDLRGRMRTWSVYASDSMAFNQDLTLTVSGRYNRSTVRNRDAITPGGGSGSLDGDHRYSRFNPAIGLAYAPAAGSSAYLGYNEGSRTPTAIELGCADPENPCRLPNAMAGDPPLKQVVTKTWEAGVRGQWGSMAKWSAGVFRAENHDDILFVADNQAGFGYFKNFGKTRHQGVELALDGKEGGLDFGVNYTWLQATYQSRETVNGSANSSSDAEAPGLEGHIVIAPGNRIPLTPSHLLKAHVDYAGGRDWTLGLAMTAVSGAYARGNENNRHQPGGASYLGAGKSGGYAVVELNGRYQLTPRLSVFAQVSNLFDRKYATAAQLGATGFDANGNFAARPLPAVGGAYPMVNATFYAAGAPRAINVDMRYAF, from the coding sequence ATGAAACCGACCGTATTTGCCGCCGCCGCCCTGGCCCTGTGCCAGGCGCACGCCGCCGAGCCGGCTGCCGCCAGCCTGGCCGCGAACCTGGCCACCTCGGGCGATTTGCCTGTCGTCATCATCACGGGCAGCATGCCGCTGCCCACCGTGGAGCAGGCGCGCGATGCCATCGCCGCGCCCGTGCAGACGGCCGACGCGCAGCAGATCGCGCGCAGCGGCGCGCTGGACCTGTCGGCCTTTCTGCGCCGCAACCTGGGCAGCGTGGTCGTCAACGAGGTGCAGAACAACCCGTTCCAGCCTGACGTCAGCTACCGCGGCTACACGGCGTCGCCATTGCTGGGCACGCCGCAGGGCCTCTCCGTCTACCTCGACGGCATGCGCTTGAACCAGCCGTTTGGCGACGTCGTCAGCTGGGACCTGATCCCGCGCATGGCAATCGCCTCGCTGACCCTGATGCCGGGCTCGAACCCGCTGTTCGGCTTGAACACCCTGGGCGGCGCGCTGGCCATCCAGAGCAAGGATGGCAGGAACAGCCCCGGCACGGCCGTCGAGGCGCGCCTGGGCGCCAATCAACGGCGCGGCGTGGAGTTCGAGCACGGCGGCAGCAATGCGCAGGGCTGGCACTGGTATGTGACGGGCAACCGTTACAAGGAAGAGGGCTGGCGCGACGATTCGCCGTCGGACGTGCGCCAGGCCTTTGGCAAGCTGGGCTGGAGCGATGCGCGCACGCAGGTCGCCGCCACGCTGGCGCATGCGGACAATGCGCTGACGGGCAATGGCTTACAGGAACAGCGCCTGCTGGCGCGCGATTACCGCAGCGTCTACACGAAGCCGGACTTGACGCAGAACAGGGCGACCATGCTGAACCTGACGGCCAGGCACCAGGCCAGCGACAGCTTGCTGTTGTCCGCCAATGCGTATTACCGCAAGATCGACACACACACGTTTAATGGCGACCTGAACGACGAGTCGTTGGACCAGTCCGTCTACCAGCCGGGCGCGGCCGAGCGGGCCGCCCTGGCGGCGGCCGGCTATGCGGGTTTTCCCGCCAGCGGGGCGAACGCGGGCAACACGCCGTTTCCCAAGTGGCGCTGCATAGCCAATGTCTTGCTGAACGACGAGCCGGCCGAGAAATGCAACGGCATGCTCAACCGCAGTCATACGCAGCAGGACAACCATGGCTTTTCCGGCCAATTCACCTGGCTGGCCGGCGTGGCGGGCACGCGCCATGCCGTCACGGGCGGCGCCGCCTATGATGCGAGCCACGCCACGTTCCGCCAGACCAGCCAGTTCGGCTATCTGAATCCGGACCGCAGCATCACGCCCGTGAATTTCTTTGCCGACGGCACGCAGATCGACGACGATGGCACGCCCGTGGACAACCGCGTCGACTTGCGCGGGCGCATGCGCACATGGAGCGTGTATGCGAGCGACAGCATGGCGTTCAATCAAGACCTGACCCTGACCGTGTCGGGCCGCTACAACCGCAGCACGGTGCGCAACCGCGATGCCATCACGCCCGGCGGCGGCAGCGGTTCGCTCGACGGCGACCACCGCTACAGCCGCTTCAATCCCGCCATCGGCCTGGCCTACGCGCCGGCCGCGGGCAGCAGCGCCTACCTCGGCTACAACGAAGGCAGCCGCACGCCGACGGCCATCGAGCTCGGTTGCGCCGACCCGGAGAACCCATGCCGATTGCCGAACGCCATGGCCGGCGACCCGCCCCTGAAACAGGTGGTGACGAAGACGTGGGAAGCGGGCGTGCGCGGCCAGTGGGGCAGCATGGCGAAGTGGAGCGCGGGCGTATTTCGCGCGGAAAACCATGACGACATCCTGTTCGTGGCCGACAACCAGGCCGGTTTCGGCTACTTCAAAAATTTCGGCAAGACGCGCCACCAGGGCGTGGAACTGGCGCTCGATGGCAAGGAAGGGGGACTGGATTTCGGCGTCAACTACACGTGGCTGCAGGCAACGTACCAAAGCCGCGAAACCGTCAACGGCAGCGCCAACAGCAGCAGCGATGCGGAAGCCCCCGGCCTGGAAGGCCATATCGTCATCGCGCCGGGCAACCGGATTCCCCTGACGCCCAGCCATCTCCTGAAGGCGCACGTGGATTACGCGGGCGGACGCGACTGGACGCTGGGACTGGCCATGACGGCCGTGTCGGGCGCGTATGCGCGCGGCAATGAAAACAACCGGCACCAGCCGGGCGGCGCGTCCTACCTGGGCGCGGGCAAGAGCGGCGGCTACGCCGTGGTCGAGCTGAATGGCAGATACCAGCTGACGCCCCGGCTCAGCGTGTTTGCCCAGGTGAGCAACCTGTTCGACCGCAAGTACGCCACGGCCGCCCAGCTGGGCGCGACGGGTTTCGACGCCAACGGCAACTTCGCCGCGCGGCCGCTGCCGGCCGTGGGGGGCGCATATCCGATGGTCAACGCGACCTTTTATGCGGCCGGCGCGCCGCGTGCGATCAATGTGGACATGCGTTACGCGTTTTAA
- a CDS encoding Lrp/AsnC family transcriptional regulator codes for MKLDKFDLAILTALQQDARISLHDLSAKVGLTSSPCWARIKRMEEDGVIEGYTVNVNAAKVGLADTVIVQVTLDDHSDQALFEFGHALAMIPEVLEAFLVSGDYDYYLRIAVSDTRDYERLLRERLYKIPGIRHSKSSFVLRQLKQSYLPLQR; via the coding sequence ATGAAGCTCGATAAATTCGACCTCGCCATCCTGACGGCCCTGCAGCAGGATGCCCGCATCAGCCTGCACGACTTGAGCGCCAAGGTGGGGCTGACGTCGTCGCCGTGCTGGGCGCGCATCAAGCGCATGGAGGAAGACGGCGTCATCGAGGGCTACACGGTGAACGTGAACGCGGCCAAGGTGGGGCTGGCCGATACCGTCATCGTGCAAGTGACCCTGGACGACCATTCCGACCAGGCCCTGTTCGAGTTCGGCCACGCGCTGGCCATGATCCCGGAAGTGCTGGAAGCGTTTCTTGTTTCCGGCGACTACGATTACTATCTGCGCATCGCCGTCAGCGACACGCGCGACTATGAACGCCTGCTGCGCGAGCGCCTGTACAAGATTCCCGGCATCCGCCACAGCAAATCGAGTTTTGTCTTGCGCCAGCTCAAGCAGAGCTATTTGCCGCTGCAGCGCTGA
- a CDS encoding AIM24 family protein, translated as MPVYQQINEKMLEVKLSNEEVFARKGAMVSYQGDVAFSRSFLAGQGVQSLAMRAVTNEGYALMSATGRGSVFYAHAGLFVTIIPVRGETFYVESDSLLAFDARLTAGTMFLGNQGGVQGIVRGMATGQGLFTTTFQGTGEVAILSDGNAIGLPVTPDVPVFVDPQAYIGHTGQLNSTIVTDLNWKTFVGQASGESYQVKFTGQGTVYIQASER; from the coding sequence ATGCCTGTCTATCAGCAAATCAATGAAAAGATGCTTGAGGTAAAACTCAGCAATGAAGAAGTATTCGCGCGCAAGGGCGCCATGGTGTCTTACCAGGGCGACGTCGCGTTCAGCCGCTCGTTCCTGGCGGGCCAGGGCGTGCAAAGCCTGGCCATGCGCGCCGTCACCAATGAAGGCTACGCGCTGATGTCGGCCACGGGCCGCGGCAGCGTGTTTTACGCGCACGCGGGCCTGTTCGTCACCATCATTCCCGTGCGCGGCGAAACCTTCTATGTGGAAAGCGACTCCTTGCTGGCCTTCGATGCGCGCCTGACGGCCGGCACCATGTTCCTCGGCAACCAGGGCGGCGTGCAGGGCATAGTGCGCGGAATGGCTACGGGCCAGGGCTTGTTTACCACCACCTTCCAGGGCACGGGCGAAGTGGCGATCCTGTCCGACGGCAATGCCATCGGCTTGCCCGTCACGCCGGACGTGCCCGTGTTTGTCGATCCGCAAGCCTATATCGGCCACACGGGCCAGCTGAACTCGACCATCGTCACGGACTTGAACTGGAAGACCTTTGTCGGCCAGGCGTCGGGCGAATCGTACCAGGTGAAGTTCACGGGCCAGGGCACGGTCTACATCCAAGCGAGCGAAAGGTAA
- a CDS encoding NF038120 family PEP-CTERM protein, producing the protein MADVISFDSLRPDIYASGQTLNTSSYNLLFLADPTTAAGGGVSGVGAILDGRAASSCDIAACPQGGTGNYLAILNDGGVNFSRADHQAFSLTGFDYSFIAPISGLPNQNWGQLQLSGTLTNGQVINTSLAFPGQGSDGNYYFQSASLLSGFSNYAFTGLTFNACIFNESGICSNSLDFPAFNQGQFALDNINVSAVPEPSTYLLLLAGLGAIGMVSRRRAAKAVATATVQGA; encoded by the coding sequence ATGGCGGATGTCATCAGTTTCGACTCGCTGCGCCCCGATATTTATGCAAGCGGCCAGACGCTCAATACGTCGAGCTACAACCTGCTGTTTCTTGCCGATCCGACCACGGCCGCTGGCGGCGGCGTCAGCGGCGTGGGCGCCATCCTCGATGGCCGCGCGGCATCCTCGTGCGATATCGCCGCTTGTCCGCAAGGCGGCACCGGCAACTACCTGGCCATCCTCAACGATGGCGGCGTGAATTTTTCCCGTGCCGACCACCAGGCTTTCAGCCTCACCGGTTTCGACTATTCCTTCATCGCTCCCATCTCCGGCTTGCCGAACCAGAATTGGGGCCAGCTGCAGCTGAGCGGTACCCTGACCAACGGCCAGGTGATCAATACCTCGCTGGCGTTCCCGGGCCAGGGCAGCGATGGCAATTACTATTTCCAGAGCGCCTCGCTGTTGAGCGGCTTCAGCAATTACGCCTTCACGGGCCTGACTTTCAATGCCTGCATCTTCAACGAGAGCGGCATTTGCAGCAACTCGCTCGATTTCCCCGCGTTTAACCAGGGCCAGTTCGCGCTCGACAACATCAATGTCAGCGCCGTGCCGGAACCGTCGACCTACCTGCTGCTGCTGGCAGGACTGGGCGCCATCGGCATGGTCTCGCGCCGCCGCGCCGCCAAGGCCGTCGCCACCGCCACCGTGCAAGGAGCCTGA